The following are from one region of the Aspergillus chevalieri M1 DNA, chromosome 1, nearly complete sequence genome:
- a CDS encoding uncharacterized protein (COG:S;~EggNog:ENOG410PZDS) — protein sequence MPTDYDGDSQMASSPESGARTPTMTNPPGIHSSELSPPGSQQMERTADLGVFERRNSAATAQGKQQKVKPGEWKSKRAEDEAQRAMEFVVDRDFSLKEFGDPFDERDMEEKLP from the exons ATGCCGACAG ATTACGACGGTGACTCTCAAATGGCCTCCTCCCCCGAATCCGGAGCCCGCACCCCAACCATGACCAACCCCCCGGGCATCCACTCCTCAGAACTGTCCCCACCAGGGTCCCAACAGATGGAAAGAACAGCAGACCTCGGTGTTTTTGAGAGGAGAAATAGCGCTGCTACGGCACAGGGGAAACAGCAGAAGGTCAAGCCGGGGGAGTGGAAGAGTAAACGGGCGGAAGATGAGGCTCAGCGGGCAATGGAGTTTGTGGTGGATAGGGATTTTAGTTTGA AGGAATTCGGGGACCCGTTTGATGAGAGGGATATGGAGGAGAAACTGCCATGA